A segment of the Arachis hypogaea cultivar Tifrunner chromosome 5, arahy.Tifrunner.gnm2.J5K5, whole genome shotgun sequence genome:
ataaaaaaaatatatttagcaaATGATTTGTATATTTGATCTGAATTTTTTGTAGCGACATTTGAATAACTATTTAGACGATGcacaattaaaacaaaatttcatttctagattttttactttttaaaaaaatttgatcattgacaataaaaaacataaaaaaatccaCTTtacataaattaatcaaattttaaaaataaaaaaatatactaataaaaaactgaatcaaaatctaattaaacttttttttaagaatatatatttaatatatagttatctttgtcatatttttaaattttttaatagtttatttattgtttatatctttaaaaattatttttattaacgaCATGCATTTTCAAGtatcattttaatgatttgtcCTAACATACATCTCcttctcctctcctctcctctcgtAATTTTATGTGGTTCTATCTTATAGTGGCTaataaaaacaattttatttCATTTGTATAAGTTGTTACAATATTTTGGCTTGACCAGCAATTTCTTCGAATTTTGACTTGTCCATTAGTACGCAAATGTTCCAATTAAATAAGCTTATAACCGGGGGAATATCATTGCCCACCAAATCAGCGGCCAATTAAAGAGAAGATTATTAGATAAATAGTGATCACCGAATCTTTGTCCCACTTTGTAAACTTTGTTACATCTTCTACACCACCAGTCCACCACATCATGTTCtacgtttttctttcttttttgtttcccTCCTCTTCAACCGTAttaactttaaattataaatattaataaaaagcaTCTTATCTAAATTCAAGTaacatagtaaaaaattaaattaataaaaataaaatctaaaatttatgtttcagttcaaattttgaaaaaactttattaacaattaatgatatcttaaaattaattaaagattaTCGTTTAATTCATTGGTATAACAACCATTACCAAAACTTTTGATAAAAGATATTATCACTGCTATTTTGAtaatatcactttttttttttttttacaaattcttATAAACATACAATCTCAATTTTTTACAAATTCAgacaaacataataaaaaaaatcatgtgtataatgatattataaaaaataagtgaCAATATGATGTCTCAAACTTCTGACGTTGAAAAAAGTGAATCTAACATATAATCTTCTGAAGTGGCTATTATTTCATAGTTTGAAAATTAAGTTTTAGCTCTTATATGCCACCTTAAAAAATGCTGGGACTTGTGAAGTTGACTCGCATCTGTATTATTGAAGGTCCAAAGCGGTTTAAAGTTTTCAATTCAATAGGTATCACTAATGAATTCTGAGGGCACTATGTAATGTAACACCGCAAAAATATCTGTCCAGGATGCACACGAAACAAACCCTGGTTGATATGATATGCATTTGAATAAAACATCGAATATTTTGATCTTTGAAATCGTAAATGCAGTTCATTCCAATCAATAGAATTAAGACATTAACAATTCATTCTCTCAAGTTACAGGAAAGTGAACCAGTCAAAGGAGTCATTTTAGTGACTCAAATTGGTTCCTAGTTCTAACAAGCAAGAACCTCATCCTGGGGACTGCTTTGAGTTACTTTTTAGAACTGCAAATGCTAAATTGtgtctccttttttttttaacgagTCCAAAGTGACACAAGTATAAAATATTGAAGTCTATTTAATATCCTAAATGCCTGTTTGGTCGCTTGTACTCATTCCAAATTCAAAAGATAGCGCAAATTGCATGAAATTGAAATGGCATAGCTTTTTGAGTCCACAAGTGGGGTTTGAGGCTAAAAGCAATTTTTCTAAGCCTTGATTCCTTTCAAAGAGAAATGTTTGTGTTAATCCTATAATGACAAGTTCCATATGAAGAGTACATTTCAATTGATACTAAATTATCTCATCACTTTCATCTAGCAATGCAACAACTTCTGTGCAGACAAATTCACATGTAAGCTTAGGACATGGCCAAACCAATATTAGATAGTCATGATTTGTGTACCACACCTTGCATACTATAGGCAAATAAATGCATGACACTGTGTGCCAGATTGTATACATAATACTTTAACTTTATTTCAGATTCTCCAACTTCTACACCATAGTCATAATATCTCACTGCCACAATATTTTCTATCAATAAAGACTCTGCTAGGTCACATGACAAATTTGTAGTCTTGTAGCAAGTTTATGCATGTCATATCACACTGTAAAACAATACTTCAATAAATTATTGGAATTATTGGTCCACACAACTTCAACTACTTGCAGAAAGAAATTATCCAGCTTTTAGTTTTCACATGAAAACAACAGATATGACAGTTTCAACTATATACCTGAAGTGATTTATCCAAATACATTTTTGAAGAATCTCAATCAGTTACATGATGTATGACACTTTCTATTCTTCACTTTACAAACTTACAACATGTTTAGGATTTCAACAGTATGCTAACTTCGAAATAAAATTTCAGTGTAATCTCATTTCTTAAAAATAGTAGGAAGGAATGTGTCAACATAAGCTGCTGATGATTGTTAAGACTAAAACTCGATCTTCAGCATGGTTCTGACAAAAGGGAACAAACTACAAAGGAGTAAACAGATAATGTGCCCAATCAAGCTCAAAGGTTTTGGTGTGTACCCGAGCTTAAAAAGAATGCAAgagaggatttgaaaagaaaattacttacAGTTGCTTTGTATACAAAAACTCGGCGTGTTTGAATGCGGAGCGCGACTTCCTCTCGCTCTACTCCGACAGTTTTGATCTCTAGTAGCATGACAATAAGCTGAAACTGATTTCTCACCCACTTCCACATTCTCTACGAAGCATCATGGAAGGAAAATCAAAGTATTTTCACTTCCCTTCTTATTTCCTAGTTTTCTTAACAAGCACCTCCTCAATTGTTCTCACTCTTCTCTCTTATGAGGGACTGGGTTCTTTTCCTAAATAATGAATACTTAGAGTTTGCAATGGATGCTAAAAAACAAATTATTAAGAAAACAACAAAGGAATCTAGGACTGAATAATTTTGGTGGCTGAATCTACAATATGACGTCGATGTATCCAAGCTAATTGATGCAAACTTCTCTTCAGACTGTCCTCTCCTGTCGATTAAAGAATAGATTAAAGTATTTTCTCATGAATAACTTCTGTTAAGAATATTAGTTTGGTCAATAGCTTTGAGTATCTTCAGTTTATCCAAATCAGAATGATGATCTTATTTTGTTCAAGAGAAGAAACTGTTGAGCAAATCTGAAAAGCTATCTTATGCAGTGCAATTCTGAACGAATTGAGCAATTATTTCATGATTGTTTACAGCTACAGATAGCACATATAGCACAGTTCAGAGTTATACCTTAAGAAATTCTGAATTGATGTCCACAGTGAACCAACATGTTTAGTTCGCTTGCTTGAATCTTGATATTTTGGATCCGtattgaattttttgaattttccttGGGATATCCCTAGAAAACATGGATGCAAAAAAATGTCATAATATTCTTGTTTTTACATGTTCGTATATGTATTTTAACGCATAGCTTTAGTCCAAAAGTATCCAAGTAAAACGAACTATTACCAGTGTCCTTAGAAGACAATGAATCATATTTAGATGCTCTTAGTGAGGCTAACTGTTCAACAAGCACGCGTTCGGTAGCACTGAAACAAGCAGGATATAAGgagaatgaaaagaaaatcacAAGAAACTTCAAGAAACATAAGTAACGAAAACATCATATTTTGATCTCTTTCTCTTGTGAAGCCAGACACTCCCATGAAACTAAACCGACTTTGCCACTCAAAGAAATTCAAACTTGGAAAGTTCTATTTATAGGATTATAGACAGCAAGGGTAagtgaaataaaataatacagaaatTCTCAACCCCAACataaaaaaagacaaattttCTATCACGAAGCTCCAAAAACTAAGAATTTTCCAATAGTCTTGTGAAATTACAGATAAAAGAATTCCAAACCTGATATTTTTAGGAATCCGAACATTCACAATGAAGTAATGATCGCCTCGAAAAGATGGTCTATTCATGTCTGGAACTCCTAAACGTGACAACTTTACCGAGTCTCCAGGCTGGACCCCAGATGGAATCTGGAGATCCCTTAAGCCTTCAACAGTTTCTACCTGAAGTCACCTAAGTTTAAGGTTAGAACAAGTTTGAAAGGCATATAGAAGCTACAGACATTGGTTAATGCCATGAATGATTGGGTTAGCTAAGTTTACCTTTTTAACAGATCCCAGTATTGCATCTGTAAAGTCAATATTAATCTTTGAGTACAAATGAAGACCCTCTCTCCAAATACCCTGCTTTTCATCTACATGGAGAACCACAAAAAGATCCCCGCTTATACGCCTGAAAAGATGAAACTGATAGTTAGCACCTATATGAGTTCAATACATGGTGATTCTAACTGTCTTTCTGTTCCTGGTTGCAAGCCAATAATCTGAGAAAAAGTAAGacccaagtttatttttaaacaagtAATCTTGGTTCTCAGATTCCAAGATAAACTCCTCATAATGCTAGTAAGCCCTCCATGGTAAATTAGTTGGTGCTTTGTTTAAAACCGTGAGTTTGATAAGGTAGCCATCCATATGAGTAATCAATttcatatttattaattttgtaaaGAATAAATCAAGAAAATATTAAGCAAATGTTTTATGCATGCTGCCAGTTAATATTTTAATGCAAAGCTTTACATAATCAGACAAACAATCATCCATTGGGAGTGTATAGTTGAAAGCAAAAATATTCATTGCCATTCTGCTAACCTCCTTGAATCAAAATTCCCTTCCCCTCGAATTTGTGTTGTGTCTCCATCACTGGCACCAGGAGGAATGACCACTTCCATTGTTCGTTTAGATTTCACCTGACCACTGCCTTCACACCTTCGACAATGATCAGTGATTATCTTGCCAATACCACCACACTTAGAGCAGGTAGAAACCTGAATTCCACACAGCAAAATATCTTCCCTTTGGAATAGTCTCAAATAATTTGAATATAATCTAGTATAGTCcctaactaattatttttttttttttaattggaaaaTAAATCAAGAGAGTAAAGAATGTATGTACAGAAGAGGAGAGATCCCcacatagatataaaatatacTGATAACATAAAATATGATTCAATTAAATTACCTGAGACATGATTCCAAAGGGTGTTTTCTGACTTTTCATTTCTCCTCCTCTGCCATCacaatttgtacatattttaatGCAATTCCTTGATTTAGCTCCTGTACCATCACAATCATTACATGGCTCAAAACAAGAAACTTCAATCTCCCTCCGTactccaaaaattgattcttcaaAGCTCAAATAAAGGTCATGCCTGCATGCCAGAATAATATAAAGTTATTTCTATACATTTTGTGTTCTGACAGAAATTGGTCAAGCATACAAGTAAACATAAGACAAAATCAAATTGAGAAGATGGCAACCGAATATCAAGGCCACGGCTTCTATTGCTTCTAAAACTGAAGTTCATGCCCCCTTCATCACTTTCTCCAAACATTCCATTTCCATCAGTGCGGCCAAAGAATGCATCAAATAAATCAAACGGATCAACCTGGTCAATTCAAAACACATCAGCAGGAACAGATGTTAACTCTAGGACTttataaccaatcaacaattcaACATATCAAAGCATATTAGGTTCGTTTCATTCAAACATTGAAGCGAATATAATCTTGAAATTAAACATACCCCAGAAGCACTGGCTGACCCTCCATTTTCTCCTTGTAGACCTGACTCACCAAAGCGGTCATATAAAGATCTTTTCTCATCATCCGATAGGACCTATACACATGCTTTGTTACCATAAGAATAAAGGAGGGAACAATAAAATATAGTAAATACGAAAATTATCATCCATGGCACAATATGATTAACTATAAATTAACCAATTTAGATCCAACTGCATATACAAGATAGAGAAAATTTTACGCTGCTAATGCACAAAAAGTTAAATCATATATAGGATAGTATAGCAAAAGATAAAAGAATGATGATGTCCTATCAGAGCCACATTTTACTTATAACATAAACATACTGTTCTAGGGGGAGAAGAATTACCTCATATGCAGCACTTATTTCCTTGAACTTCTCCTCTGCCCCAGGACGTTTGTCTGGATGGTACTGATCTCAAAAAAAACATTGTTACAAGAAGTATTAATGCACCAAATGGCTCAACAAACATTTTAATACAACTTTTGTACTGTACAATCCAGTTAAATTGATAAATCACAACCCAAAAAGTTAACAATTTAAAATTACTACTGGCAATAAGTCCAGGTGCATTGAGGCATAGAGAGATGGAATCATCCAGAAAATGCAAATAGCTTCATGAAATAGAACTATATAAAGAATAGAGTATATTATTTGAACAAAGAAGGCCAAGTGACCAACTAAAACATTTCATCCTCTACTCTTTCTTTCCAATTTAGCTTTTCTTTAGTTCAGATCAGCCAATGGAGTTTCATTGatccagtatatatatatatatatatatatatatatatatatatatatatatatatatatatatatatatctatatatatatatatatatatatatatagagagagagagagagagagagagagagagagagtaaggaAACATATTTCGGCTTCCAAAATAAAAGGATGCTTCTTCATCTTCATGTCTCCTTGGTTGAGTAGTTTTGACTTTTGAAGTGCAAAATAGAAGATGAGACATAGAATAAGAACACATTTCACCGGTAGATATGCTCCACAATGAAAgtgcgttttttttttaaattattattataccaTCTCATATTTTCCTATACCAAAATAGTGTAGATTGATTTTCATTCCAAGCTTTTCATCTTAGACTTCTACTTACTCAACCacattaaaaaagagaaaaaaaaactttCAGCACCCTAGATTTCATCTTTCTTCCTCTTCAACCATTTCCCAACAACCCATTTGAATTACCAGCTAAACATGCCAAAAACACATTAAAATCCGACACCccagaaaccctagaaaaataaatttctggAAAAGGGGGAAGGTTACCTTGCGAGCTAGCTTCCTATAGGAGGCCTTGATTTCTTGAAGAGTAGCATTGCGGCTAACATTCAAGACGGAATAGTAATCGGTGGTTCCAGCTTTGGCTCTGATGGTCGAAACATAACGGGAAAAAGGGGTGTTCCTGGCAGCGGGAAAACCGAAACTTGGGATGTGACTATGGCTTGTTGTTTTGCGGAGGAACTTAGAAGGTGTGGCGGTGGTGCTGAAGAATCCCAAGGTAGCAACTGCAAGAGTTGAAGGTGATGGCGCATTGGAGGAGAAGGAATATGTGGGTAGTGATGAATATGTGTTTATCAATAGCATCGGTAATGAGAGGGAAAAGGAAAGTTTCTTCAGAATAATTGGAGGTTTTAGGAGGGTTTCTaattctcaattctcaattcTCGTCTCATAGCCGTAGCTAATGTTCCAGTTCTAGACTAagttgagagaaaaaaaaaatacttattttggtaagtaaaattaTACTCAaatctcaatttaatttttaaaattttaattgttttaatttaatttttaaattttttaattttaattacattaatttctaCAATAATttccataaaaaaataattaaaaaatttaagaattaaattgaaataaaattaaattaaaaaatttaagaatcaaattaagtattttttctaATGTAAACTAGCATATTGAATttattggtaatctaaaaaataaaaaatatatattttattatcatactcaaattatcttttaattcttttttgttGGATGTTTtagaattagaatttagaatttaagatttaaaatttaaaataaaattttaataaaaaatagttaatattaattgaaaaatttgattctttaattgaaattaatgtaataatataattagtttctattaataataaaattatctttCAAAATGTAACGATCAAACTCTCAATGCATTCTCTAGATCTgctttttttttgaagaaaaattggTATATTTTAGGCTTGACCTCTTTTACTCTCAATCTTTGAGGGTTTCTCCATATATTAGCTATAGCTGTCTTTATCCATCCTACATTAATATGTTTTGTAGTGTACAACTTGCTCAATATGCTTGTTTGAGAGTCTTTGATTCCGTCTGATATATCTTCGTCCTTATATACTATCAAATCTTCTTCTTTCACCGTTTCATTGACTGATTCTTTGTGTTCCACTATTTTTGACATTCTTGTTTTGTAGGAATGGTACTAGATTTATTCTTCTCGATCTCTAAACGGATAGATGTTCACAATTTAGGATGGATATTTGCACGATGTATTATGGATATGTGGCCACTACATTTCTCACCCCCTAAGAAAGCTCCTTGGGATGAGAAGAGAGGATTTTGCAAATCATCATTAATTTGTTCTCCTATAAACTCTAACTATTTATTACATCTCTAGAAATAGCCACATATTAGCTATATACATATGACACTCTTGACCCTGGCTCTTGCAAAAAGTCCTTAACCTGGCGCCCAAGG
Coding sequences within it:
- the LOC112802360 gene encoding uncharacterized protein, whose product is MLLINTYSSLPTYSFSSNAPSPSTLAVATLGFFSTTATPSKFLRKTTSHSHIPSFGFPAARNTPFSRYVSTIRAKAGTTDYYSVLNVSRNATLQEIKASYRKLARKYHPDKRPGAEEKFKEISAAYEVLSDDEKRSLYDRFGESGLQGENGGSASASGVDPFDLFDAFFGRTDGNGMFGESDEGGMNFSFRSNRSRGLDIRHDLYLSFEESIFGVRREIEVSCFEPCNDCDGTGAKSRNCIKICTNCDGRGGEMKSQKTPFGIMSQVSTCSKCGGIGKIITDHCRRCEGSGQVKSKRTMEVVIPPGASDGDTTQIRGEGNFDSRRRISGDLFVVLHVDEKQGIWREGLHLYSKINIDFTDAILGSVKKVETVEGLRDLQIPSGVQPGDSVKLSRLGVPDMNRPSFRGDHYFIVNVRIPKNISATERVLVEQLASLRASKYDSLSSKDTGISQGKFKKFNTDPKYQDSSKRTKHVGSLWTSIQNFLRRGQSEEKFASISLDTSTSYCRFSHQNYSVLDSFVVFLIICFLASIANSKYSLFRKRTQSLIREKSENN